The Octopus bimaculoides isolate UCB-OBI-ISO-001 chromosome 13, ASM119413v2, whole genome shotgun sequence genome includes a window with the following:
- the LOC106880861 gene encoding organic cation transporter protein → MESKTTNLRELNKESSVEEVKVLDSSISEITEEILKTCGGYGLFQRTLNTFIFIFVMFHGLSLLTMVFIRERVPFACYPSNFNESLIPPNITLDEFLNKAAVEDERCSVYNLDTKEGFYILPTSNSTKEPCNNGRKFYSDDLSSIVSEFDLACENEWLKNLAVSVMFAGFLLGNLLFGIISDKFGRFKAFCVADILCIVSGFAKIYSPNYIVFVVIYFFEGFGHAGTYVVAYTMAIEYVSQNYRMSLNFTMHTFFAIGETLLAGVAYLLRKWQHLLYAATIPHILVLIIALKYHPESPRWLLNKGRFTEAEKSFKRLARINRKNPENAVNLIRKLQREAEIKFKFEGEAVESTNLGNEQRTQQKIYTAMDLLKRPRRAMISINIWFNWFVNSMLYYGMILNSVDMSGNRYMNFFTMALIGIPANCLGCITFKWFGHRKPLCCLMVFGGINCIISNFVSAGNFWFPLILAVIGRLALTASFNGIYLTSAELFPTVTRNSGMSAASLFARVGGVLSPTILQLSTYGSWIPLSVYGVFGIVAGLLILLLPEMKDSCLLQTLDDMDNL, encoded by the exons ATGGAATCAAAGACAACCAATTTAAGAGAATTAAACAAGGAATCTTCTGTTGAGGAAGTGAAAG TTTTAGATTCGTCAATATCAGAAATTACGGAGGAAATATTGAAGACATGTGGCGGATATGGTTTATTCCAAAGGACACtcaatacttttattttcatttttgtaatgtttCATGGTCTTTCACTTTTAACGATGGTGTTTATAAGAGAGAGAGTTCCGTTTGCTTGTTATCCTTCAAATTTCAATGAATCTTTGATTCCACCAAATATCACCTTAGATGAATTCTTAAACAAAGCAGCTGTTGAAGATGAGAGATGCTCTGTGTATAACCTGGATACTAAAGAAGGGTTTTATATCCTTCCCACCAGTAATTCTACAAAGGAACCGTGTAATAATGGTCGAAAGTTCTACTCTGACGATCTGTCATCTATTGTCTCTGAG TTTGATTTAGCTTGTGAAAATGAATGGCTGAAAAACCTTGCGGTGTCTGTAATGTTTGCAGGTTTTCTTCTTGGAAATCTATTATTTGGAATAATTTCAGACAA ATTCGGTCGATTTAAAGCGTTCTGTGTCGCAGATATACTTTGCATCGTTAGTGGTTTTGCCAAAATATATTCACCAAATTATATTGTCTTCGTCGTTATATACTTTTTCGAAGGCTTTGGGCATGCTGGCACGTATGTAGTTGCATACACTATGg cGATCGAATATGTCTCTCAAAATTACAGAATGAGTTTGAACTTCACTATGCATACATTCTTCGCTATCGGAGAAACACTTCTCGCTGGTGTCGCATATCTACTTCGTAAATGGCAGCATTTATTGTATGCTGCAACTATTCCGCATATTCTGGTTCTCATTATAGCTTTGAA GTATCATCCTGAATCTCCAAGATGGCTTCTTAATAAAGGGAGATTTACAGAAGCTGAAAAGTCATTTAAGAGGCTAGCAAGAATAAATAGGAAGAACCCTGAGAATGCAGTAAATCTTATTCGGAAACTTCAAAGGGAAGcagaaattaaattcaaattcgaAGGCGAAGCAGTCGAAAGTACGAATCTTGGAAATGAACAAAGAACTCAACAAAAGATCTACACAGCAATGGATTTATTAAAAAGGCCTCGAAGGGCCATGATTTCCATAAATATTTGGTTTAATTG GTTTGTCAACAGTATGCTTTACTACGGAATGATACTAAATTCCGTGGATATGTCTGGCAATCGTTATATGAACTTCTTCACAATGGCACTAATAGGAATTCCAGCGAACTGTCTTGGGTGTATAACCTTTAAATGGTTTGGGCATCGTAAACCGCTTTGTTGTTTAATGGTATTTGGTGGAATTAACTGTattatttcaaactttgtatCAGCAG GTAACTTTTGGTTTCCTCTGATATTAGCCGTTATTGGGAGGCTGGCTTTGACGGCATCATTTAACGGCATTTATCTGACATCAGCAGAACTGTTTCCGACTGTAACACG cAACAGTGGTATGAGTGCGGCTTCGTTGTTTGCTCGAGTTGGCGGTGTCCTTTCACCAACAATTCTTCAGCTCTCGACATATGGCTCCTGGATACCTCTCAGTGTCTATGGAGTCTTTGGAATTGTTGCTGGACTTCTGATCCTTTTACTTCCTGAAATGAAGGATTCTTGTCTACTTCAAACACTGGATGATATGGATAATCTTTAG